The following coding sequences lie in one Arachis ipaensis cultivar K30076 chromosome B03, Araip1.1, whole genome shotgun sequence genomic window:
- the LOC107629860 gene encoding ataxin-2 homolog: MASGSSGRGNSGSKGFDFGSDDILCSYEDFGNRDSNSSNGNHSDPVINANSTKDFHKSRMTRASMFPTTAYNPPEDSLSQDVIATVEKSMKKYADNLMRFLEGISSRLSQLELYCYNLDKSIGEMRSDLNRDHGEQDLKLKALEKHLQEVHRSVQILRDKQELADTQKELAKLQLAQKESSSSSHSEERSSPSTTDPKKIDSASDAHNQQLALALPHQIPPQQQPPQPAAPHAQAPVANASQATQQPTYYMQQPPTPLPNPPAAPQLSQNQYLPLTNQQYQTPQLQQDMSRVTPQPTPSQVAPSPAVQQFPQYQQPQQQQQQPQQPQPPQQQWAQQVPSSQPPSMPPQIRTPTSYPSYLPSQPANPTPPTETLPNSMPMQMPAYSGVPQPGSSRGDAMPYGYGGTAGRTVPQQQPPPQQMKGSFPAQPGDMYGTASPHPALPPPASAYTMYEGEGGRTHHPPQPPPHYAQAGYPPSSASLQNPGGHNLMGRNPNQTQFMRNHPYNELIEKMVSMGFRGDHVASVIQRMEDSGQPIDFNSVLDRLNVHGSVGPQRGGWSG, translated from the exons ATGGCGTCTGGATCCTCAGGTCGCGGTAACTCGGGTTCCAAGGGTTTTGATTTCGGTTCCGATGATATCCTCTGCTCCTACGAAGACTTCGGTAACAGGGATTCCAATTCTTCCAATGGCAATCATTCCGATCCAGTTATCAACGCCAATTCAACTAAG GATTTTCACAAATCAAGGATGACGAGAGCATCAATGTTTCCTACTACTGCCTACAATCCACCTGAAGATTCTCTAAGCCAAGATGTGATTGCAACTGTGGAGAAGAGCATGAAAAAATATGCTGACAACCTCATGCGATTTCTTGAGGGAATTAGTTCAAGGTTATCCCAATTGGAATTATATTGCTACAATCTTGACAAATCTATTGGAGAAATGAGATCTGATTTAAATCGTGACCATGGGGAGCAAGATTTAAAGCTCAAGGCCCTTGAAAAACATCTTCAAGAG GTTCATAGATCTGTACAAATTTTAAGAGACAAGCAAGAGCTAGCTGACACTCAGAAAGAATTAGCCAAGCTTCAACTTGCTcagaaggaatcatcttcctcAAGCCACTCAGAGGAGAGATCATCGCCTTCTACAACAGATCCTAAAAAGATTGATAGTGCATCTGATGCACACAATCAGCAGTTAGCTCTTGCACTTCCTCATCAAATTCCCCCACAGCAGCAGCCGCCGCAACCGGCTGCACCCCATGCTCAAGCTCCAGTAGCAAATGCGTCCCAAGCCACCCAACAGCCTACTTATTACATGCAGCAACCCCCCACTCCATTGCCAAACCCTCCAGCTGCTCCCCAGCTCTCTCAGAATCAGTATTTACCATTGACAAATCAACAATACCAAACACCCCAACTTCAACAAGACATGTCGCGGGTGACTCCACAACCAACACCATCTCAGGTAGCCCCATCCCCAGCTGTGCAACAGTTCCCTCAGTATCAGCAGCCACAGCAACAACAGCAGCAGCCGCAGCAGCCGCAGCCACCCCAGCAGCAGTGGGCTCAGCAGGTGCCATCTTCACAGCCTCCCTCAATGCCACCCCAGATAAGAACCCCCACATCCTACCCTTCCTATCTACCAAGCCAACCAGCAAACCCAACTCCCCCCACTGAAACACTACCTAACAGCATGCCCATGCAGATGCCAGCATATTCTGGAGTTCCACAACCTGGTTCTAGCCGCGGCGATGCCATGCCTTATGGATACGGAGGAACTGCTGGCCGAACTGTTCCGCAGCAGCAACCTCCACCACAGCAGATGAAGGGCTCTTTCCCAGCACAACCAGGCGACATGTACGGTACTGCCAGCCCCCATCCAGCACTTCCTCCTCCAGCCAGCGCATACACGATGTATGAAGGCGAGGGAGGGAGGACAcaccatccaccccaacctcctccCCACTATGCTCAAGCTGGATACCCTCCATCAAGTGCTTCACTCCAGAACCCCGGCGGCCACAATCTCATGGGGAGGAATCCTAACCAGACACAGTTTATGCGCAACCACCCTTACAACGAGCTGATTGAGAAAATGGTGAGCATGGGATTCAGGGGTGATCATGTGGCAAGTGTGATCCAGAGGATGGAGGATAGTGGACAGCCAATTGACTTCAACTCTGTGCTTGACAGGTTGAATGTTCATGGCTCTGTGGGCCCCCAGAGAGGAGGATGGTCAGGGTGA
- the LOC107634242 gene encoding CASP-like protein 1C1, whose product MESITKARKICHLLLRFLAFGATLSAVIVMATSHEKASVLVFQFEAKYTNTPAFKYFVIGNSLVTVYGFLVLFLPPESFLWRLAVATDLVFTMLLVSSISAALAIAQVGKKGNSHAAWLPICNSVPKFCNQVTGALVAGAIAVIIYMILLLNSIHRVLDPLILRKC is encoded by the exons ATGGAATCCATTACCAAGGCAAGGAAAATCTGCCACCTTCTGTTAAGGTTCTTGGCCTTTGGGGCAACCCTTTCAGCAGTTATTGTCATGGCTACTAGCCATGAGAAAGCTAGTGTCTTAGTATTTCAATTTGAAGCAAAATACACTAATACCCCTGCTTTCAA GTACTTTGTGATTGGAAACTCTCTAGTCACAGTTTATGGATTTTTAGTCCTCTTTCTTCCTCCGGAAAGCTTTCTTTGGCGACTCGCGGTAGCGACCGATCTG GTGTTCACCATGTTACTTGTGTCAAGCATATCTGCAGCATTGGCCATAGCTCAAGTTGGAAAGAAGGGAAACAGCCATGCAGCTTGGCTACCAATATGCAACTCAGTCCCCAAATTTTGCAATCAAGTTACAGGAGCTTTAGTGGCTGGTGCCATAGCAGTGATCATATACATGATTCTTCTTTTGAATTCCATTCATAGAGTATTGGATCCCCTTATCTTGAGAAAATGCTGA
- the LOC107632628 gene encoding uncharacterized protein LOC107632628: MQEEYSALMHNSTWQLVPQPPPHTAPVIGSKWVFWIKKHPDGTIQKYKARLVAKGFHQREEVNYDQVFSPVIRPPTVWVMLSLALSKGWPIRHFDFNNAFLNGDLQETLKETLNRLGFTNTKSDTSLLTRFSHSSVIYVLVYVDDILVTGSSQVEIYDLIVQLNAVFALKDLGKMSYFLGIEAMKFNDSDILICQTKYIKDLLTKAGMRDAKAVPTPMVSNLKLSAHGEDVHHNLALYRSIVDGLQYATITRPEITFAVNKVSQFMHTPLKSHWKAVKRILRYLAGTIDYGLMLQRTNECQIYGFSDSDWDSDIDDRKSTSGFCVFLGPNLVSWSSRKQKCSLKKLHRGRVSRASCRLD; encoded by the exons ATGCAAGAGGAGTATAGCGCTCTGATGCACAATAGCACCTGGCAACTCGTTCCCCAACCCCCACCACACACTGCACCAGTGATTGGCTCCAAGTGGGTGTTCTGGATCAAGAAGCACCCAGATGGCACCATTCAGAAATACAAGGCCCGGCTCGTTGCAAAGGGCTTCCACCAGCGAGAAGAGGTTAACTATGACCAAGTGTTCAGCCCCGTCATCCGTCCGCCCACAGTCTGGGTCATGCTCAGCCTAGCACTCTCCAAGGGGTGGCCCATTCGGCACTTCGACTTCAACAATGCGTTCCTAAATGGCGACTTACAGGAGACC CTGAAGGAAACCCTAAATCGACTTGGCTTCACCAACACCAAATCGGATACCTCACTCCTCACCAGATTCTCGCACTCCTCTGTCATCTATGTTTTGGTGTATGTGGACGATATTCTGGTTACTGGGTCATCCCAAGTTGAAATCTATGACCTAATTGTGCAGCTGAATGCGGTGTTTGCACTCAAGGATTTAGGGAAAATGAGCTACTTCTTGGGCATTGAAGCTATGAAATTCAATGACAGTGACATACTTATATGCCAAACCAAGTACATTAAGGACCTCCTTACCAAAGCGGGAATGCGCGACGCCAAAGCCGTACCAACACCCATGGTCTCCAATCTCAAGCTATCAGCTCATGGTGAGGATGTCCACCACAACCTAGCGCTGTACAGATCCATAGTTGATGGCCTCCAATATGCCACAATCACCAGACCCGAAATCACCTTTGCCGTGAACAAAGTCTCTCAGTTTATGCACACCCCTTTGAAAAGCCACTGGAAAGCAGTTAAGCGTATCCTACGATACCTGGCAGGAACAATAGACTATGGCCTAATGCTTCAAAGAACTAATGAATGTCAAATCTATGGTTTCAGTGATTCAGATTGGGACAGTGACATTGATGACAGAAAATCTACCAGTGGATTCTGTGTCTTCCTAGGTCCAAACCTGGTCTCATGGTCAAGCAGAAAGCAAAAATGCAGTCTCAAGAAGCTCCACAGAGGCAGAGTATCGAGGGCTAGCTGCAGGCTTGACTGA